The proteins below come from a single Zea mays cultivar B73 chromosome 8, Zm-B73-REFERENCE-NAM-5.0, whole genome shotgun sequence genomic window:
- the LOC103635843 gene encoding CBL-interacting protein kinase 19, which translates to MAATPPPSWDASPQPRRPASSSGPAKRGGLLLGRYELGRLLGHGTFAKVYHARHADDTGETVAIKVLDKEKALRNGLVPHIKREIAILRRVRHPNIVRLFEVMATRSKIYFVMEFVRGGELFARVAKGRLKEDTARRYFQQLISAVGFCHARGVFHRDLKPENLLVDERGDLKVSDFGLSAVADQFHPDGLLHTFCGTPSYVAPEVLARRGYDGAKADIWSCGVILFVLMAGYLPFHDQNLMAMYRKIYRGEFRCPRWFSKDLSCLMNQLLDTNPETRITVAQIIESRWFKKGFRPVRFYVEDDQVHSLADSEAEALEELGPSDSEPPPPPPPPPPPPPPQKEDDGDDSGWESDSSVASCPATLSSEERRRPVGSLPRPVSLNAFDIISFSRGFNLSGLFEERGNEVRFVSAHPMQTIITKLEEIAKVKSFAVRRKDWRVSLEGTREGEKGPLTIGAEVFELTPSLVVVEVRMKAGDREEYEEFCEGELKPGMLHLVHRTASVPDIPSA; encoded by the coding sequence ATGGCCGCCACCCCGCCGCCGTCGTGGGACGCGTCACCGCAGCCCCGGCGGCCGGCCTCCTCCTCGGGGCCCGCCAAGCGCGGGGGCCTCCTGCTGGGGCGCTACGAGCTGGGCCGCCTGCTCGGCCACGGCACCTTCGCCAAGGTGTACCACGCCCGCCACGCCGACGACACCGGCGAGACCGTCGCCATCAAGGTGCTCGACAAGGAGAAGGCCCTGCGCAACGGCCTCGTCCCGCACATCAAGCGCGAGATCGCCATCCTCCGCCGCGTGCGCCACCCCAACATCGTCCGCCTCTTCGAGGTCATGGCCACCAGGTCCAAGATCTACTTCGTCATGGAGTTCGTCCGCGGCGGGGAGCTCTTCGCGCGCGTCGCCAAGGGCCGCCTCAAGGAGGACACCGCGCGCAGGTACTTCCAGCAGCTCATCTCCGCCGTCGGCTTCTGCCACGCCCGCGGCGTCTTCCACCGCGACCTCAAGCCCGAGAATCTCCTCGTCGACGAGCGCGGCGACCTCAAGGTCTCCGACTTCGGCCTCTCGGCGGTCGCCGACCAGTTCCACCCCGACGGCCTCCTCCACACCTTCTGTGGCACGCCGTCATACGTCGCTCCGGAGGTGCTCGCGCGCCGCGGCTACGACGGCGCCAAGGCGGACATATGGTCGTGCGGTGTCATCCTGTTCGTGCTCATGGCTGGCTACCTCCCTTTCCACGACCAGAACCTCATGGCGATGTACCGTAAGATCTACAGGGGGGAATTCCGGTGCCCGAGATGGTTTTCCAAGGATCTTAGCTGTCTAATGAATCAGCTCCTTGACACGAACCCGGAGACCAGGATCACGGTGGCTCAGATAATTGAGAGCAGGTGGTTTAAGAAAGGGTTCCGGCCGGTCAGGTTCTACGTCGAGGATGACCAAGTGCACAGCTTGGCAGACAGTGAGGCTGAGGCGCTGGAAGAACTGGGGCCCAGTGACAGTGAGCCTCCACCCCCACCTCCCCCTcccccgccaccaccaccaccacagaAAGAGGACGACGGCGATGATTCTGGCTGGGAGTCAGACTCCTCCGTAGCGTCCTGCCCAGCCACATTGTCATCAGAGGAGAGGAGACGGCCTGTCGGATCTCTCCCACGGCCGGTAAGTCTAAACGCGTTCGATATCATCTCGTTCTCAAGGGGATTCAATCTGTCGGGGTTGTTCGAGGAGCGAGGCAATGAAGTGAGATTCGTCTCGGCACATCCCATGCAAACGATCATAACGAAACTGGAGGAGATCGCCAAGGTGAAGAGCTTTGCAGTTCGGCGGAAGGATTGGCGGGTGAGCCTGGAAGGCACGAGAGAAGGCGAGAAGGGTCCACTGACGATCGGGGCTGAAGTGTTTGAGCTCACGCCAAGCCTTGTGGTGGTGGAGGTGAGGATGAAGGCAGGTGACAGGGAAGAATATGAGGAATTTTGTGAGGGGGAGTTGAAACCTGGGATGCTGCACCTCGTGCACCGTACAGCATCGGTTCCGGATATAccttctgcatga